One region of Primulina tabacum isolate GXHZ01 chromosome 1, ASM2559414v2, whole genome shotgun sequence genomic DNA includes:
- the LOC142556909 gene encoding dirigent protein 21-like, producing MVPLCQGIQPIDTWFQKIKLLPIPKFAIIEFYDQDVLAGDGETSYEIARSNITSTSPTLFGKLSMVDNLLTTGPDPNSPAIGRRQGLVGFSDLNEKAIYASFNFIFNGGLYDGSTISVLGRRPTLKNQQEFSIVGGTGVLRLARGMAVVSTHVLNTAGDSIFKYTLYVTYL from the coding sequence ATGGTTCCATTATGCCAAGGCATCCAACCGATTGATACATGGTTTCAAAAAATAAAGCTACTTCCTATACCAAAATTCGCTATCATTGAGTTTTACGATCAAGATGTTCTTGCGGGTGATGGCGAAACATCTTACGAGATAGCTAGATCTAATATCACTTCAACTTCACCAACTTTATTTGGTAAGTTATCCATGGTGGATAACCTATTAACCACTGGACCTGATCCTAACTCACCAGCAATAGGACGCAGGCAAGGGTTGGTTGGTTTTTCTGACTTGAACGAAAAGGCAATATATGCGAGCTTCAACTTCATCTTCAATGGGGGCTTGTATGATGGAAGTACGATCTCCGTACTAGGAAGAAGGCCTACGCTGAAGAATCAACAAGAGTTTTCTATTGTCGGAGGTACTGGAGTTTTGCGATTGGCACGAGGCATGGCTGTGGTGAGCACGCATGTTTTGAACACCGCCGGCGACTCTATTTTCAAATATACTTTGTATGTCACTTATCTTTGA
- the LOC142556915 gene encoding dirigent protein 22-like, with amino-acid sequence MAKFKVILMFILYSVIHAIGASSQGPQPVDKWFQNLKKNKLVPKTEIIQVYVQDVLGGPGQTVYEIARSNITSATNFGVFGQLFMSDDLLTAGPDPSSQPLGRAQGLVGFSDLNELVVYVSVNFYFRGGPYDGSTISVFGRNPILNAARELSIVGGTGVFRLARGVAVSTTYMDFNATGYAIFKYTLYVTYF; translated from the coding sequence ATGGCAAAGTTTAAAGTGATTCTAATGTTCATCCTTTACTCTGTTATTCATGCGATTGGGGCATCGAGCCAAGGCCCTCAACCGGTAGATAAATGGTTCCAAAATCTGAAGAAGAACAAGCTAGTGCCGAAAACTGAGATCATTCAGGTGTACGTTCAAGACGTTTTAGGAGGTCCTGGACAGACAGTTTATGAAATAGCGAGATCTAACATCACTTCAGCAACAAACTTCGGAGTCTTCGGACAATTATTTATGTCCGATGACTTGCTTACTGCTGGACCCGATCCAAGTTCCCAGCCGCTCGGTCGTGCGCAAGGGTTGGTTGGTTTTTCCGACCTGAATGAGTTAGTTGTGTACGTAAGTGTCAATTTTTACTTCAGAGGAGGTCCATATGATGGTAGTACGATCTCTGTGTTTGGACGGAATCCCATACTGAATGCTGCTAGAGAATTATCTATTGTTGGAGGTACCGGAGTTTTTCGGCTGGCGCGAGGCGTTGCTGTATCCACCACTTATATGGATTTCAATGCAACTGGTTATGCTATTTTCAAATATACCTTATATGTTACTTACTTTTGA